One genomic window of Fibrobacter sp. includes the following:
- a CDS encoding sulfite exporter TauE/SafE family protein, whose protein sequence is MMDSTWWEYGQYPAFFVLGAIVSLINSIAGGGSTLSLPIMIFLGMPATVANGTNRIGLIIGNISSVANLARHGYLNKKIFFQLLIPTIVGACVGILFLVRIGDKAFQAILAAVICLVVVMSRLRKDIFGKPPATPPEKLTWKGALGFCCVAIYGCIVQVGVGFVQIFSLTRYTGLDPIHVNALKNALTTVFLCMSTIALGLAGKIDWPIAIIMAVGAWFGGYCGSFLQRKKGNKFIENFISVCSIALAIYLVVDLIV, encoded by the coding sequence ATGATGGACTCCACCTGGTGGGAATACGGCCAGTATCCCGCTTTTTTCGTGCTGGGCGCAATCGTTAGCCTCATCAACAGCATCGCAGGCGGCGGAAGCACCCTGAGTCTCCCCATCATGATATTTCTCGGCATGCCCGCCACGGTGGCAAACGGCACCAACCGCATCGGTCTCATCATCGGAAACATCAGTTCTGTGGCAAACCTCGCCCGTCACGGCTACCTCAACAAGAAAATTTTCTTCCAGTTGTTGATTCCCACCATCGTCGGGGCCTGCGTCGGCATCCTCTTCCTGGTCCGCATCGGCGACAAGGCTTTCCAGGCCATCCTCGCTGCCGTTATCTGCCTCGTGGTGGTCATGAGCCGCCTCCGCAAAGACATCTTCGGCAAGCCCCCCGCAACCCCTCCCGAAAAACTCACCTGGAAAGGGGCCCTGGGTTTTTGCTGTGTGGCTATCTACGGCTGCATCGTCCAGGTGGGAGTTGGCTTTGTCCAGATTTTCAGCCTCACGCGATACACCGGCCTCGACCCTATCCACGTGAACGCCCTCAAGAACGCCCTCACCACCGTGTTCCTCTGCATGAGCACCATCGCTCTCGGACTCGCGGGCAAGATCGACTGGCCCATCGCCATCATCATGGCGGTAGGAGCCTGGTTCGGCGGTTATTGCGGCAGTTTTTTGCAGCGCAAAAAAGGCAACAAGTTCATCGAGAACTTCATCAGCGTCTGTAGCATCGCTCTTGCGATCTACCTAGTCGTAGATTTAATTGTCTAA